In one window of Oceanococcus sp. HetDA_MAG_MS8 DNA:
- a CDS encoding tetratricopeptide repeat protein has product MSRHISTWAPCAALLLASCAAQYDAADQENLDTLMRQEAPSLGDLLAQQEQVVSAREEAEQALPELSLDTPERPAELDADAPQADRGVTEALKQYRAILELAPNDQQLRFETQRRLADLQVEASELDPTLEASGAVSQSEAVSLYNGLLDARPNAPDNDRILYQLARAYQNLGELELAIKTLGELTRDFPGSRLNLDAHFRRAELLFKTRQYEEAGEEYRTVMQSPAGSSFFEQAQYKYGWSLYKQDRYRESLEVFVSILDRELPVGAVENLEATLEVIPRAQRELVRDVLRVVALAFSQIGGGPALTEFLGEREPRSYEPVLYANLAELFIDKERINDAAAAFYGLAERSPNHPLAPVYAAKVVDLYDKAGFDQQVIIAKERYVATYALNQPFWTANTPESSAEAYAVLVDTTRELGRHYQALAENGSGAAAISDYRRAADYFAAYVQDFPDAPERTEIRYNWADSLFAANAVAAAAQQFDYIVRNHPTHPRAEESAYALVLARTSQLEQAAVEERNLRLDDLVQASLDLQARFPEHPQVAAVLTRSAEELAQADRADEAMNIARGVLSLEPRASSELRLTNWRIIAYAHYDAQRYAEAEQAFADWLAELPPEAPGRVTLMEAQANSIYKQAVAAREAGDLQLAAATFQRVKQAWPGSALAADADFDAAAAYLQDKAWDQAVTALLAFREAYPQHRLQLEATRRLAAAYLETGDEVAAARELERIAATTTLAATVRKDALWQAATLYDKNSVNDAARSTYGRYFREHGSSNGSRQVKALERMLELTAVGNPDRGYWLDAAISLASTIQPGPRADTVRLLAANASLEKAEDQFQSFNRLRLAQPLDRTLSRKKAAMDRALRAYRGVLDYGFVDSSTQATFRIGEMYYQLARELMDLPPPAGLDMLEAEQYTLLLEEQAFPLEELSAEAHEANAARLAEGIDNTWIQRSLAQLRTILPARFGKTELVEEVYDELR; this is encoded by the coding sequence ATGAGTCGACATATATCTACCTGGGCGCCCTGCGCCGCCCTTTTGCTGGCCAGCTGTGCCGCGCAATACGACGCTGCCGACCAGGAAAACCTCGACACCCTGATGCGACAAGAGGCGCCTAGCCTCGGTGATCTGCTGGCGCAGCAGGAACAGGTCGTCAGCGCGCGCGAAGAAGCCGAACAGGCCCTTCCGGAATTGAGCCTGGACACACCAGAGCGTCCCGCGGAGCTTGATGCTGATGCGCCACAGGCTGACCGCGGCGTCACTGAAGCATTGAAGCAATACCGGGCAATTTTGGAGCTGGCTCCGAACGATCAACAGCTGCGCTTTGAAACTCAGCGCCGTCTGGCGGACCTGCAAGTGGAAGCCAGTGAGCTCGATCCCACGCTAGAAGCCTCTGGCGCGGTGAGCCAGTCGGAGGCCGTGTCCCTTTACAACGGCCTCTTAGATGCTCGCCCCAACGCGCCGGACAATGACCGTATCCTCTATCAGTTAGCGCGGGCCTATCAAAACCTGGGCGAACTCGAGCTTGCGATCAAGACTCTTGGCGAGCTGACCCGCGATTTCCCAGGCTCCAGGCTGAATCTGGATGCGCACTTCCGCCGTGCCGAGCTGCTGTTCAAGACGCGGCAATACGAAGAGGCTGGGGAGGAGTACCGCACTGTGATGCAGTCGCCGGCCGGATCTAGCTTCTTCGAGCAGGCGCAGTACAAGTACGGTTGGTCGCTTTACAAGCAGGATCGCTACCGCGAGTCTTTGGAAGTCTTCGTCAGCATTCTGGACCGTGAACTTCCCGTTGGTGCTGTAGAGAACCTCGAGGCGACTCTGGAGGTGATTCCCAGGGCCCAACGCGAATTGGTCCGGGACGTCCTGCGTGTGGTGGCTTTGGCCTTTAGCCAAATTGGTGGTGGCCCTGCCCTCACCGAGTTTTTGGGTGAACGTGAGCCACGCTCTTATGAACCGGTGCTCTACGCCAACTTGGCGGAACTGTTCATCGACAAGGAGCGAATTAACGACGCAGCCGCGGCGTTTTATGGCCTAGCCGAGCGCAGCCCTAACCACCCCTTGGCACCGGTGTACGCAGCCAAAGTTGTTGACCTCTACGACAAGGCTGGCTTCGATCAACAGGTCATCATTGCCAAAGAACGCTATGTAGCAACCTACGCGCTGAATCAACCCTTTTGGACGGCAAACACGCCAGAATCCTCTGCGGAGGCGTACGCGGTTTTGGTTGACACCACGCGCGAGCTTGGTCGCCACTATCAGGCGCTGGCAGAAAACGGCTCTGGCGCTGCAGCCATCAGCGATTACCGCCGGGCTGCTGATTATTTCGCAGCCTATGTACAGGATTTCCCTGATGCGCCTGAGCGCACGGAAATTCGCTACAACTGGGCGGATAGCCTCTTCGCGGCCAATGCCGTCGCCGCCGCCGCGCAACAGTTCGATTACATCGTACGCAATCACCCCACTCACCCACGTGCTGAGGAAAGCGCCTACGCTTTGGTACTAGCGCGCACCAGCCAGCTAGAGCAGGCCGCGGTGGAAGAGCGCAACCTGCGCTTGGATGACTTAGTGCAAGCCAGCTTGGATCTGCAAGCGCGTTTTCCTGAGCATCCCCAAGTCGCTGCGGTGCTCACACGCAGTGCTGAAGAGCTAGCCCAGGCTGATCGCGCCGACGAAGCGATGAATATTGCGCGTGGTGTGCTCAGCTTAGAACCACGGGCAAGTAGCGAACTGCGTTTGACCAACTGGCGCATCATCGCTTACGCCCACTACGACGCGCAGCGTTATGCCGAAGCCGAGCAAGCCTTTGCTGACTGGCTGGCGGAGCTCCCCCCAGAAGCACCAGGCCGCGTCACCTTGATGGAAGCGCAGGCCAACAGCATTTACAAACAAGCTGTGGCTGCCCGCGAAGCTGGCGATTTACAACTCGCGGCCGCAACCTTTCAGCGGGTTAAGCAGGCTTGGCCCGGATCAGCACTGGCCGCCGATGCCGATTTCGACGCCGCCGCCGCATACCTTCAGGACAAGGCCTGGGATCAAGCGGTGACGGCCCTACTGGCGTTTCGTGAGGCCTATCCACAACACCGGCTCCAACTCGAGGCCACGCGCCGCCTAGCGGCCGCCTACCTTGAGACTGGCGATGAAGTGGCTGCAGCGCGCGAGTTGGAGCGCATTGCAGCGACCACGACTTTGGCCGCCACCGTACGCAAGGATGCGCTCTGGCAGGCCGCAACCCTGTACGACAAGAACAGTGTGAATGACGCGGCGCGCAGTACTTATGGGCGCTATTTCCGCGAACACGGCAGTAGTAATGGTTCGCGCCAAGTCAAAGCCCTGGAGCGCATGCTGGAGCTGACCGCAGTGGGCAATCCCGACCGCGGATATTGGCTGGACGCCGCAATCTCTCTGGCCAGCACAATACAGCCCGGCCCACGCGCCGATACCGTCCGCCTCCTCGCAGCGAATGCCAGTCTGGAGAAGGCTGAGGATCAGTTCCAATCCTTCAATCGTCTGCGCCTGGCTCAGCCATTGGACCGCACACTCAGCCGCAAAAAGGCGGCCATGGATCGGGCCTTGAGAGCCTATCGCGGCGTTCTGGATTACGGCTTTGTCGATAGCAGCACCCAGGCAACCTTCAGAATTGGAGAAATGTATTACCAATTGGCCCGCGAGCTCATGGACCTGCCCCCCCCGGCAGGACTGGATATGCTCGAAGCCGAGCAGTACACACTCTTACTTGAGGAGCAGGCCTTCCCCTTGGAGGAATTGTCCGCAGAGGCGCATGAGGCTAACGCTGCGCGCTTGGCTGAAGGTATAGACAACACCTGGATCCAGCGCAGCTTGGCTCAGCTCCGCACAATTTTGCCGGCGCGCTTCGGCAAAACCGAACTCGTCGAGGAGGTTTACGATGAACTGCGTTGA
- a CDS encoding LysM peptidoglycan-binding domain-containing protein yields the protein MAISRVLVGLLLGLLSHAAIAEELWPRLFAHYGLDHLQHSDIERWEGHWRTRAPQLRVIFEERGHWLFPVIEAVIERGWPAELALLPVIESQLETQARSDRAAVGLWQFRRDAAGEHGLEHTIWEDQRQHPLKATAAALNYLDSLHQRFGSWPLTLAAYNTGQTRLARLLRQARRSGRSTAYWNLPLPSESRDYVPRLLGLARALATMDRLPWIAPERAPVAVLTPGPVDLDAMSEWLGWSLTELYAYNPHWSRWSMPPNSPGQVLLPRRIHDGAQQILANIPTAQRTQWLAWEVQAGDSLGRLAERWDSSVALLRDINDLSDNQIYVGQALWIPVGRQALPPATLAAVRERRRIQPRKLQSREWYWVRSGDTLWDVSRRQGQDVANLRRWNNLRPGEPLHAGQRLRIAPPAGREPLLHRVQPQDSLDIIASNYQVSVGELRRWNQLGHPKLHANDLLIVFAPREGALCSSDLLESEPRC from the coding sequence ATGGCAATCAGCAGAGTTTTGGTCGGGTTGCTACTCGGCCTGCTAAGTCATGCTGCAATCGCCGAAGAGCTGTGGCCACGCCTCTTCGCCCACTACGGGCTGGATCACCTCCAACACTCAGATATTGAGCGCTGGGAGGGCCATTGGCGCACGCGTGCGCCCCAACTGCGCGTCATATTTGAGGAGCGTGGCCACTGGTTATTCCCGGTCATCGAAGCCGTTATAGAGCGCGGTTGGCCTGCGGAGCTGGCTTTACTGCCGGTCATCGAATCGCAGCTTGAGACCCAAGCGCGCTCCGACCGAGCGGCAGTGGGCCTGTGGCAGTTTCGACGCGACGCTGCTGGCGAGCATGGCCTGGAGCATACAATCTGGGAAGATCAACGCCAGCATCCGCTCAAGGCCACAGCAGCGGCTTTGAATTACTTAGATTCCCTGCATCAACGTTTTGGCAGCTGGCCGCTCACACTGGCCGCCTACAACACCGGGCAGACACGCCTCGCCCGCCTGCTGCGCCAGGCCCGCCGTAGCGGGCGATCAACCGCCTACTGGAATCTACCGCTACCCAGCGAAAGTCGCGACTACGTTCCGCGCTTGCTAGGACTGGCCCGGGCACTGGCCACAATGGATCGCCTGCCGTGGATTGCCCCTGAACGCGCGCCCGTCGCTGTGCTCACTCCTGGGCCTGTGGACTTGGATGCGATGAGCGAATGGCTGGGCTGGAGCCTCACCGAACTTTACGCTTACAACCCTCACTGGTCGCGCTGGAGCATGCCGCCTAACAGCCCCGGTCAGGTGTTGTTACCGCGGCGTATTCACGACGGTGCCCAACAAATTTTGGCCAACATCCCTACTGCGCAACGCACGCAGTGGCTGGCCTGGGAAGTGCAAGCTGGGGATTCGCTCGGTCGGCTTGCGGAACGCTGGGATAGTAGCGTTGCGCTTCTGCGCGATATTAACGACCTCAGCGACAACCAGATCTATGTCGGGCAAGCGCTGTGGATTCCAGTCGGTCGCCAAGCTCTGCCGCCGGCGACGCTGGCGGCCGTTCGCGAGCGTCGGCGTATACAGCCACGTAAGCTGCAATCGCGGGAATGGTACTGGGTGCGCAGTGGCGATACCTTATGGGACGTCTCCAGACGCCAAGGCCAAGATGTTGCTAATTTGCGCCGTTGGAATAATTTGCGTCCGGGTGAGCCCCTGCATGCCGGACAGCGCTTGCGTATTGCTCCACCCGCGGGGCGAGAGCCGCTACTCCACCGCGTTCAACCCCAAGATTCATTAGACATCATCGCGAGTAACTACCAGGTGAGTGTCGGGGAATTGCGCCGCTGGAACCAATTAGGCCATCCCAAACTCCATGCTAATGACCTGCTCATCGTCTTTGCGCCTCGCGAAGGCGCCTTGTGCAGCTCAGATCTGCTCGAAAGTGAGCCGCGCTGCTAA
- the gloB gene encoding hydroxyacylglutathione hydrolase yields the protein MTPTITALPAFQDNYIWTWQHDQALYVVDPGDASPVLQYMQDQGLPLAAILVTHHHPDHVGGIAKLRQHAPDAVVYGPAQSPFQDLDHPLNDQEIVQVGAWDFRVIATPGHTLDHICYFNPQALFCGDTLFAMGCGRLFEGSPEQMWASLSKLSALPASTPVYCTHEYTLANAQFAKAVSPQHAPTLSRVEQVTQLRKQGRITLPSSIAEEQQTNPFLRCADASMQDALSAQGWPSGSPEQCFASLRRWKDQF from the coding sequence ATGACACCAACCATCACGGCCTTGCCGGCCTTTCAAGATAACTACATCTGGACCTGGCAACACGACCAGGCTTTGTATGTTGTGGACCCCGGTGATGCGAGCCCAGTATTGCAGTACATGCAGGACCAGGGCCTCCCGCTCGCGGCCATCCTCGTCACCCATCATCATCCGGACCACGTCGGAGGTATTGCCAAGCTGCGCCAACATGCACCCGACGCCGTGGTTTATGGCCCAGCCCAGAGTCCATTTCAAGACCTCGATCACCCTCTCAATGATCAAGAGATTGTGCAAGTAGGAGCGTGGGATTTCAGAGTCATCGCAACGCCAGGACACACGCTGGATCACATCTGCTACTTCAATCCCCAAGCCTTGTTTTGTGGCGATACTCTTTTTGCCATGGGCTGCGGCCGACTCTTTGAGGGCAGCCCCGAGCAAATGTGGGCGTCTTTGAGCAAGCTCAGTGCCCTTCCAGCCTCGACTCCGGTGTACTGCACCCACGAGTACACCTTGGCCAACGCCCAATTTGCAAAAGCGGTGAGCCCGCAGCATGCACCGACGCTAAGCAGGGTGGAACAGGTCACCCAGCTCCGCAAGCAAGGTCGCATCACTCTGCCGAGTAGCATTGCCGAGGAACAGCAGACTAACCCCTTTCTTCGCTGCGCCGATGCATCCATGCAAGACGCGCTCAGCGCGCAAGGCTGGCCCAGCGGCTCACCCGAACAGTGTTTTGCCAGTCTTCGCCGCTGGAAAGATCAGTTTTAA
- a CDS encoding methyltransferase domain-containing protein encodes MRQGISLQDWLHTPRAQLAMRWEKAVLSRLWPRFYGHSALAIGSWGEHLPVFPPRWRVEVVGHEPGLHCGALSDLWELPLMDSSADLAILRHSLAFARSPHRLLRETDRILSQRGQLLILNFSPFSSWGLGSKLPLRAMQLPHNMRLLSANRLIDWLHLLDFRVEDMGHYGPRTPLWAERLGVNRLIQPGYFILARKQRLPVRPLQQGWRQAQPLWGGQVAMGRSRSSARVIPFPQRNA; translated from the coding sequence ATGCGGCAAGGAATTAGCTTACAGGACTGGTTGCATACGCCTCGAGCTCAGCTCGCCATGCGTTGGGAGAAAGCCGTGCTAAGCCGCTTGTGGCCGCGATTCTACGGGCATAGTGCGCTGGCCATCGGCAGTTGGGGAGAACATCTGCCGGTGTTTCCGCCACGCTGGCGGGTTGAAGTGGTCGGGCATGAGCCGGGTTTGCATTGCGGGGCGCTCAGCGATCTGTGGGAGCTGCCACTGATGGACAGCAGCGCCGATTTGGCCATCTTGCGCCATAGTCTGGCCTTTGCCCGCTCACCTCATCGACTGCTCCGCGAGACGGATCGCATACTCTCCCAGCGGGGACAATTACTCATCCTGAACTTTTCGCCGTTTAGCTCCTGGGGGCTGGGTTCTAAATTGCCCCTGCGCGCCATGCAGTTGCCGCACAATATGCGGCTGCTGAGTGCGAATCGGTTGATCGACTGGTTGCACTTGTTGGATTTTCGTGTGGAGGACATGGGGCACTACGGACCGCGCACACCCTTGTGGGCGGAGCGACTTGGTGTGAATCGGCTGATTCAGCCTGGCTATTTCATCTTGGCCCGCAAGCAACGCTTGCCGGTACGGCCACTGCAGCAGGGTTGGCGCCAAGCGCAGCCCTTGTGGGGTGGCCAGGTTGCCATGGGACGTAGCCGTAGTAGTGCACGTGTCATCCCGTTTCCACAAAGGAATGCATGA
- the rnhA gene encoding ribonuclease HI, producing the protein MKHQVDIWTDGACSGNPGPGGWGAILRMGERERELFGGEPNTTNNRMELQAAIAALQALKQACRVQLHTDSTYVQQGISSWIANWRKRNWRTAAGKPVKNQDLWQALDAAAQRHEVSWHWVKGHAGDPMNERADALARQGVEQVRAHA; encoded by the coding sequence ATGAAGCATCAGGTTGATATTTGGACGGATGGCGCCTGTTCCGGTAACCCAGGTCCTGGCGGCTGGGGCGCTATTTTGCGCATGGGCGAGCGGGAGCGTGAGCTTTTTGGTGGTGAGCCCAACACCACCAATAACCGGATGGAGTTGCAGGCGGCCATAGCGGCGCTACAAGCGCTCAAACAGGCCTGCAGGGTGCAGCTGCATACTGACTCCACCTATGTACAGCAAGGCATTTCCAGTTGGATTGCCAACTGGCGAAAGCGCAATTGGCGCACGGCGGCGGGCAAACCGGTGAAGAATCAGGATTTGTGGCAAGCCTTAGATGCGGCAGCACAGCGACACGAGGTGAGCTGGCACTGGGTCAAGGGTCACGCGGGTGATCCCATGAACGAGCGGGCTGACGCTCTGGCACGGCAAGGGGTCGAGCAGGTACGCGCACATGCTTAG
- the dnaQ gene encoding DNA polymerase III subunit epsilon, translated as MLREIVLDTETTGLEARSDEIIEIGCVEIFDRRITGRHYHQYIRPNVAISAGAEAVHGISNEMLADKPRFADVADAFLEFVAEAQVVIHNAEFDSGFLSEEFRRIGREQHWPPPGPIVDSLLLARRKHPGQRNSLDALCKRYEVDNSGRDLHGALLDSELLAEVYLRLTGGQNEIRLESQPVRSASGAERSLASVLSEAARRPRLAEVDTDAAQAHQEYIAAMREAGACLWPESG; from the coding sequence ATGCTTAGAGAAATCGTCCTTGATACCGAGACCACGGGCCTAGAAGCGCGCAGCGACGAGATTATCGAAATTGGCTGCGTGGAGATATTCGACCGGCGCATTACCGGACGTCATTACCATCAGTACATCCGCCCCAATGTAGCCATAAGTGCCGGCGCGGAAGCGGTGCATGGCATCAGCAATGAAATGCTGGCGGATAAACCCCGCTTTGCCGATGTGGCCGATGCCTTTTTGGAGTTTGTGGCGGAGGCCCAGGTTGTTATTCATAACGCCGAGTTCGATAGCGGGTTTTTGAGCGAAGAGTTCCGCAGGATTGGCCGCGAGCAGCATTGGCCACCACCCGGTCCTATCGTGGATTCTTTACTGCTTGCTCGGCGTAAGCACCCAGGCCAGCGCAACTCCTTGGACGCTTTATGTAAGCGGTATGAGGTTGATAACTCTGGCCGGGACCTGCACGGCGCTTTGCTCGACTCCGAGCTGCTGGCCGAAGTGTACTTGCGCCTGACCGGCGGGCAGAACGAGATTCGCCTGGAGTCACAGCCGGTTCGCAGTGCCAGCGGGGCCGAACGCTCCCTGGCCAGTGTGCTCAGCGAGGCCGCTCGTCGCCCGCGCTTGGCGGAGGTGGATACCGATGCTGCGCAGGCGCATCAGGAATACATTGCGGCCATGCGTGAGGCCGGTGCCTGCCTCTGGCCGGAGTCTGGCTGA
- a CDS encoding Na(+)/H(+) antiporter subunit D yields the protein MIEGLLHPAVLLYLAAGMLWLLPLALGRLLAVAAPLLALAALWSLDGPTALQLGALNWDWYRADKLALIFGTIFLIAGNLGLLYAWPENNRRVFSAGLAYCGSAVGATLAADLPSLFMFWEFTALASLPLLVHRHPDYGLSISALIRYFAIQILSGVLLLFGLLARHQAGLDLGFNHLGLDSPGGLLILLAFGIKAAFPLLHNWVQDAYPRSGPAGTVLLSTFTTKLAIYALIRSYAGTDILIPIGAVMTLFPIFFAVLENDLRRVLAYSLNNQLGFMVVGVGIGTPLALDGAAAHAFCHILYKSLLFMSMGAVLYRVGTTRATDLGGLYSSMPWTARFCIIGAMSISALPLLSGFVSKSMILAAAVYEGHPLVWLILLFASAGVLDHSGIKVPFFAFFAHDGGHRVQEAPWPMLLAMGITALACIVVGIAPALLYALLPLQDYKFIPYTADHVVTQMQLLLFAGLAFVWLYRSGRYPAEIRALHLDSDVLYRRWAPQLTQRLDNIFSSWGQRAGAWCADYAALALRELRNLTNDKGLMGGTPAVGVMAATFLLLAAVVGALLL from the coding sequence GTGATTGAGGGGCTACTTCACCCGGCCGTGTTGCTGTACCTGGCAGCCGGCATGCTTTGGCTGCTGCCCTTAGCCCTCGGCCGGCTGCTCGCGGTCGCCGCCCCACTTCTTGCCTTGGCCGCTCTGTGGAGCCTTGACGGCCCGACCGCCTTGCAACTAGGAGCTTTGAACTGGGACTGGTATAGAGCCGACAAACTAGCGCTGATATTCGGCACCATTTTTCTCATCGCCGGAAATCTGGGCCTGCTCTACGCCTGGCCCGAGAATAATCGCCGGGTATTCTCCGCCGGCTTGGCCTATTGCGGCTCTGCAGTGGGCGCCACCCTCGCCGCCGACCTGCCCAGCCTGTTCATGTTCTGGGAGTTCACCGCACTCGCGTCGTTGCCCTTGTTAGTGCACCGTCACCCCGACTATGGGCTGTCGATAAGCGCCTTAATTCGCTATTTCGCCATCCAAATCCTTTCCGGCGTACTGCTACTCTTTGGCTTGCTGGCCAGGCATCAGGCTGGATTGGACTTGGGCTTCAACCACCTTGGCCTGGACAGCCCTGGCGGGCTACTGATCTTGCTGGCCTTTGGCATCAAGGCAGCCTTTCCTTTACTGCATAACTGGGTACAAGACGCTTATCCACGATCGGGGCCAGCCGGCACGGTGCTGCTGTCCACCTTCACCACCAAGCTGGCTATCTATGCACTGATCCGTAGCTATGCGGGCACGGACATCCTGATCCCCATTGGGGCCGTGATGACCTTGTTCCCCATTTTCTTCGCGGTTTTGGAGAACGATCTACGCCGGGTGTTGGCCTACAGCTTGAACAACCAGCTGGGGTTTATGGTGGTCGGCGTCGGCATCGGCACACCGCTGGCCTTGGATGGGGCAGCCGCACACGCCTTTTGCCACATCCTCTACAAGTCCTTGCTGTTCATGAGTATGGGCGCGGTGTTGTACCGCGTGGGCACCACACGAGCGACGGACCTGGGCGGCCTGTACTCCAGCATGCCCTGGACCGCCCGTTTTTGCATCATTGGCGCCATGTCCATTTCGGCGCTGCCCCTGCTCTCGGGTTTTGTGTCCAAATCCATGATTTTGGCGGCCGCCGTCTACGAGGGCCATCCGCTGGTTTGGCTGATATTGCTGTTTGCGTCGGCAGGGGTGCTTGATCACTCAGGAATTAAAGTGCCATTTTTTGCCTTCTTTGCGCATGACGGAGGCCACCGCGTCCAGGAAGCGCCGTGGCCTATGCTCCTTGCCATGGGCATCACCGCCTTGGCATGTATTGTGGTGGGCATTGCCCCAGCCTTGCTATACGCCCTGCTGCCTTTGCAAGACTACAAATTCATCCCCTACACCGCCGACCATGTGGTCACTCAGATGCAGCTGCTGCTGTTTGCTGGACTGGCCTTTGTGTGGCTCTACCGCAGCGGGCGATATCCTGCGGAAATCCGAGCATTGCACCTGGACTCCGACGTGCTTTACCGGCGCTGGGCACCGCAACTCACGCAGCGGCTGGACAACATCTTCAGCAGCTGGGGTCAGCGAGCCGGCGCATGGTGCGCCGACTACGCCGCCCTGGCCTTACGCGAGCTGCGTAACCTCACTAACGACAAAGGCTTGATGGGCGGCACACCAGCGGTCGGTGTGATGGCCGCAACCTTCCTCTTGTTGGCTGCGGTCGTAGGCGCCTTGCTGCTTTAA
- a CDS encoding monovalent cation/H+ antiporter subunit D family protein (subunit D of antiporter complex involved in resistance to high concentrations of Na+, K+, Li+ and/or alkali; contains an oxidoreductase domain; catalyzes the transfer of electrons from NADH to ubiquinone), translated as MIWWPIALPAALALLIAAFNPRPNLRELLAVMVGVLNAAIWLNWWVQGPPAALVLLDWLPGLSMRLELEPLGLLFGTVAAVLWPLTTIYAAGYMRGNNEKFQQSFFTAFAASIAGAQLIALAGDLITLFVGYEWLTLATWPLVTHKRDGKALQGGRTYLGFLLATSLGLLLPAIVISVLLAGRSDFTAGGLLTEVDLSPTALAALFAAFMFGTGKAALMPIHRWLPAAMVAPTPVSALLHAVAVVKAGVFVVLKVTIYVFSPELLLSTGAAQPVLWVAAISLVLASVQAWRADHIKQRLAYSTVSQLAYVSVAACLLMPQALLAGSLQILAHACGKITLFFCAGAIYTAAHKQYVSELDGLGWKMPFTFAAFGIAALSIIGLPPGAGSWVKWYLSLGTIASGQWAILAVLAASTMLNIAYLLPIPLRGFLGHPPASKAIAEAPLSMVLPLCITAALSVFWFFGLGQVIAVMATLPGVSP; from the coding sequence ATGATTTGGTGGCCCATCGCCTTACCTGCGGCTCTCGCTCTGCTGATTGCAGCCTTTAACCCGCGCCCCAATCTACGCGAGCTTTTGGCTGTCATGGTTGGCGTGCTGAACGCGGCAATCTGGCTGAATTGGTGGGTCCAAGGCCCCCCAGCGGCGCTGGTTCTGTTGGATTGGCTGCCAGGGCTCAGTATGCGGCTGGAGTTGGAGCCTCTGGGCTTGCTCTTTGGCACCGTGGCCGCCGTCCTTTGGCCGCTCACCACCATTTATGCCGCCGGCTACATGCGCGGCAACAATGAGAAATTCCAGCAAAGCTTTTTCACTGCCTTTGCAGCATCTATTGCCGGCGCCCAACTCATCGCATTAGCCGGTGATCTCATCACCTTGTTTGTCGGCTATGAGTGGCTCACCTTGGCGACTTGGCCACTGGTCACCCATAAGCGCGACGGCAAAGCGCTGCAGGGCGGACGAACCTACTTAGGGTTTTTGCTCGCCACCTCTCTGGGCCTCTTACTGCCGGCAATCGTGATTAGCGTGTTGTTAGCGGGGCGGAGTGATTTCACCGCAGGCGGATTACTCACGGAGGTCGATCTATCACCAACGGCACTGGCTGCTCTGTTTGCCGCCTTTATGTTCGGCACTGGCAAAGCGGCCCTGATGCCCATTCATCGCTGGCTCCCGGCGGCGATGGTGGCGCCGACACCCGTGAGTGCACTGCTGCACGCGGTGGCGGTGGTTAAGGCTGGCGTGTTCGTGGTGCTGAAAGTCACCATCTATGTGTTCAGCCCTGAGCTGCTGCTGTCCACTGGAGCGGCCCAGCCCGTGCTCTGGGTGGCCGCTATCAGTTTGGTACTAGCCTCGGTACAGGCCTGGCGAGCCGACCACATTAAGCAGCGACTAGCGTACTCAACGGTGAGTCAACTGGCCTATGTAAGCGTGGCGGCTTGCCTGCTCATGCCACAAGCCCTGCTAGCGGGTAGCTTGCAGATCCTTGCGCATGCCTGCGGCAAGATCACCTTATTCTTCTGCGCCGGTGCCATATACACCGCCGCTCATAAGCAATATGTGTCGGAGCTGGACGGCTTAGGCTGGAAAATGCCCTTCACCTTTGCTGCCTTTGGCATTGCCGCCCTGTCCATTATTGGCTTACCGCCCGGCGCGGGTTCGTGGGTGAAGTGGTATTTGAGCCTGGGCACCATCGCCTCAGGGCAATGGGCCATATTGGCCGTACTAGCCGCTAGTACCATGCTCAATATTGCCTACCTGCTGCCGATCCCCTTACGTGGCTTTTTAGGCCATCCGCCAGCAAGCAAAGCCATTGCTGAGGCCCCGCTGAGCATGGTGCTTCCACTGTGCATTACAGCGGCTCTATCCGTGTTCTGGTTCTTTGGCCTAGGCCAGGTCATTGCCGTCATGGCCACACTGCCCGGAGTTTCCCCATGA
- a CDS encoding cation:proton antiporter subunit C, which translates to MTALASQGLYALLGVVLVTGLYLVIAQDNLVKKLLGLSVFQVAIFVFYLTLGKLFPGGVPILQEGGSGYSHPLPHVLILTAIVVGVATLSVGLALVVRVQEELGSIEEDEIRDGPFDE; encoded by the coding sequence ATGACAGCGCTGGCATCACAAGGCCTTTATGCCCTGCTCGGTGTGGTGTTGGTGACCGGCCTGTATTTGGTCATCGCCCAGGACAATCTGGTGAAGAAACTGCTGGGCTTGTCGGTTTTTCAGGTGGCCATCTTCGTGTTCTACCTCACCCTGGGCAAGCTCTTTCCAGGCGGTGTCCCTATTCTGCAAGAGGGCGGTAGCGGCTACAGCCACCCGCTACCACATGTGCTGATTCTGACCGCCATCGTGGTCGGAGTAGCGACGCTGTCGGTGGGCTTGGCCTTGGTGGTCAGGGTGCAAGAAGAACTGGGCAGTATTGAGGAGGACGAAATCCGGGATGGGCCATTCGATGAATAA